The genomic interval TTTCATTTTGTAAAGGTATTTCACAAGGTTCGTTTACATTGATGTAACTGGCCGGTGAGTCAATTCTGATACTACTGTACAGAACAGATTTATATCCTAAGGACTTGATATATTCATGAACTAAAAATGCGGTTGTAGATTTTCCTTTACTACCGGTAATGCCGATGATTTTGATTGAGTCTATATTGTTAGTACTAACTACAGTATTAGGTAATGGAGATGATTCACCTTGTTTAACTATTTCGTTTATTTCATCTAATATTGACAGTTCATTACTTTGTTTGTAGGTTGTAGCGTTATGTGATCTAGTTAGGGACGGTTTTTCAACAGATAATTTCTGTTTAAATTTAGTTTCATAGTTTGCATCATAGCCTAAGTTTTTTTGATAAACATTACGTACACTGCTTGTTCTTCTTTTGTCTTCAGGTAACTGATTGTTTCTGTCCATTAATAGTTGTTTTAATTTTGATAATTTCATAATTTCCTCCTTAATATTTAATCTAATGGGTTCGTAGACGTATTAATATAGAATACTCTTCCCATTAATTTTGTAACATATTTCGTACGTGCAACGTCGGAATAAAACTCTATATAGAAAGGTAATATTCTTGAAGAACTACCTGTTGTGTTGTTTAAACTTTGCGTTTCATCTATCTTTACATCTACGTAACTTGAGGTAAAGTAAACAACGGATCCTACTAAATATTGATTAGGGATTGATACTTTTGTATAAAATTTTGTGTCTTTATCTAAATAATTAATTCTAAATATTTTTGATTGTAGAGTTCCTATTTCTTGTGTCCAAGTTACTTTTAAATCCCCTACTGGAATAAAATATTGTTTGAATAGAACTTCTTGTAAATACTCTATATGACTAAATGCAGCATTTAGGTCTTGTGCTTTCAATGGTGTACCTACTTCTGTAATAGTTCCTTCATATCCATTTCGAGATAAATCTACAACCATTTCTTGTATGTTTCCATCTGAGCCATACTCAATATTTTTGACTTCTAAGCGTCGACGATTTGGATATTGTGCTATTCTATCTTTAAAATCAGCCATTTGTTTAATCTCCTTATAATAATTTCATTAATATTTCTTATATATTTTATTTTGATCATGTTGCATTTCTTTCACATTTTAATATCATTGTTTTACAGCAGAACAAAAAACATTAATATATATCTGTTCATCTAAATATGACTTAAAACTTTTATCACCCCCCCAATTTCATTTCTTTATATAGTTGGCCATACAATACAAAGAAATATTTGTACGATATCTATCGTAGTATTTTTAAGATTTATAAATCTTTTATATTTTTATTATACCTGATATTTTTCGACACACAAAGGGAGGAAATCGCCCGAAAAAATTGTTGAAATTTGTAAAATATTGTAGTATAATTTTAAATTTATATTAATATATAAAGATGAAGATATTATTTTTAAAATTCATAAAAATATAATTTTTAGATGATCTTGATTTTTTCATTTAAAGTTTCTTATTTATACATATATCAGAAACAATAATATCTATGATGCATAATCAATATAAATAAATCATTATTTTTTGTGAACAACAATTTAAATTAAAAATTATAAAGTCCTCACCTATTAATTAAGGTGAGGACAAAATATATCCAGTAGGTTATTTTTAAATATGTAAAAGTGTTAATTTCCTTAAACTAGATCGTAATTATGGTTCTTTGAACAAATTTCAATGAACAGTTGAATACAACTATCGATTTAAATTTCTAATTTAGTTTTAAAAAATACTTATTATCTAATAATCTATCTAATCCTTTTTCACATAATAACTCAAAAGCTAACTTGTTAAATTTTTTTCTATAAATATATAATGTTTTTACATCTATATAAAATTGATCTGCAATAGTCTTATAATTAGTAACTTCATTTGATAAATAAAGAGATTTAAATATTTGACTAAAATTTGTATGATTATCAATATCATATATTTCATAGTAAATTTCTAAATTATCAATTAATTGTATACATTGTTTTTTAACAGCCTCATTTCTAGAATCTTGGTATTCATCAATTCTATATTTAAACGATAGAAATGATAATAAATCTTTGTTTCTTTTCATAATTTCCCCCAATAATTGAAATAAAAGTTAGTTCTAAAGTTTCATCAATTAAAAAATAAGTAATTCTTTATATAATATTAGTCAATTCTTTACAAATGTACACCAAATAACACATTTTTAGCAATACTTATAAAATTTAATAAACCATTCATATAATTTATTCACTCTTCTTTAGTCATGTTAGATTTTTGAGACTAACATGTTATAAATTACTTATACATGTAATGGCTTTTGATATTCTATCAATTGCTTTCATATCCTTTGTGTTATATCTAAAACTTGATGCACTAAGATATTATTCTAAGTGTCTAGTTAAAACAAGAAAATGAGTTCCAGATATGGTTTTTATTCAAATGAGTAAAGAAACCTTCTACTCTATTGGTTGTATTAACTATTACTTCACCAGTTTCTTCATCAATATCATATTTTACAAACTCATTTTCACAATCAAGATATCTACAATCCCATGTGTAACTGCATAATTATGTATATACTTTGGGACAATCATAACATTTTTTACTTGGTTCCTTACGATCCTTTTTGTGTATGTTCCAATGATTATTACAACCATAATATAGACATACAGGACCTTTAGGCCAAAGTATCTCCTTAAAGAACTCGTAATCTTTTTCTTCCAAATAAAACACTTCTTGAAGTTGTTTTTCTGATAAGTTATTTAATCTGCATAATTTCTGTCTGACTTTATTTTTATTTACACCCATATGAACATCACCTTTATATACTTAATTTAAGTATACAGTTTTTTGTTACTAAATAATTGTAAGAAACTTAAATTGGTTTAAACTTATAAATAATTACCTAATATTAACATGTTAAATAATTTTTAAGTCAATTTTATAAAAATTTTTTTTCGGTCTTATATGAGACTAATTTTGTAATAATCTACATTTTTAAATATAATGAATTATTGAATCAATAAATAAAAAAAAATATATGTTTTCTTGTGGCTGTTAAAGTTCTATTGTAAAACAGATGGGTAGTTCAATATTTTCTATTAATGATAATATAAAGATAACCAATCTTGATTATGAGAAAGTTACCAATTTTGGTAATAACATAATCAATTAGGTTATCTTTTTTAGTATAATAGTTTCAGTTGAACTGAAGCGAGGTAAAAAAAGTGACTGAAATAAATGTACTAGGAATGTTAGATATATTGAGAACGTATGATATGAAACCAAATTATAGTGAATTAGCAAGAATCTATGGATTAGACCGACATACTATTAAAAAATATTATGAAGATGGAGGAAAGAAATTGATTACAAGAAAACGCGAAAGTGGATTTGATCAATATAAAGAAGAAATATCACATTTGATGAATAAATCTGGCGTAACAAAGAAAGCAGTTCATGAATATTTAAGAGATAAATATGAAAATATACCGGCATATTCAACCTTTAGACACTATACTCAAAATAATCATATTACCATACCTAAAAGCACCACTCCACATGTTAGATATGAAACCAGGCCAGGAGACCAACTACAAGTAGATTGGAAAGAAAGTATGAAACTAATAAGTAAGTACGGAGAAGTATTTGAGTTTAATGTATTAACTTCTACTCTAGGATTCTCAAGGTATCATAAATTCGTTTATTCAAAAACAAAAACGACAGAAGACTTCATCCGTTGTGTAATCGATACATTAAATCATCTAGGGGTATCCCTAAACATATTTTAACGGATAATATGTCAGCTGTCGTTAGCATCACAAATGGAACTAAAAAGAAACATTCTAAAATAAAACAATTTGAACGGGATTTTGGAATTTCGATAAGATTATGTAAGGCAAGGACTCCAGAAACAAAAGGTAAAGATGAGTCCGCTAACCGATTCTTGGCTTGGTTACGTCCTTATGATGGTGAATTTGAAGATGAAGAGGAACTGATCAATATATTGAACAAGATAAACAACAAGGTCAATCTAGAGAATAATCAAACCACCAATATACCACCGAGTGTCTTATTTGAAAAAGAAAAAGAATATCTAAATCCTTTACCTAACAAAATTCTGTTAGAATCCTACGTAGAAAACGTAGATATACAATCAGTGCCGCAAACACTGCTTGTAAATTATAAAGGAAATGGATATTCTGTACCCAGTAAGTTTATAAACAAAAGAGTTAAATTGATACCCATTGATGATAAACTCTATATCTATTATAACACTGATTTAATCATAATACATAATATATCCAACAAGAAATTTAATTATAATGAGAGCCATTATAAAGCTGCACTTGGTATCACCATTAAAAATGATAATTTAGATATTGATCAAATCGCAAAAGAAAATCTAGCATTATTAGATCAAATAACACGATAATAGTAGAAAGATGAGGAGTACGCGATGTTAAATAATTATAATAAATTATTAAATAACTTAGAAACCCTAAATTTAAACCTTTTTAGAGCCAATATCGACTCTTATTTGAATCTTATCGCAAAAGGCGAAAAGAATATAGTAGATTCGTTATATGAACTTACAGAGTATGAAATGAATTTTAAACGAGAACGTGCAATAACGTCATGTGTTAAAGTCGCTAATTTCCCCTTTCTTAAAACATTAGATGATTTTGATTTTGGGTTTCAACCATCTATAAATAAAGACGAAATATTAAATTTCAAATATTTAAAATTCATTGAGAATAATGAAAATATTCTTCTAATCGGATCTCCAGGGGTTGGTAAAACTCATTTAGCTACGTCAATAGGAATTGAAGCAGCTAAATCAAGAAAAAGTACTTATTTTATAAGTTGTAACGATATAATTTTACAACTTAAACGAGCACATTTAGAAAACAGATTAGAAACAAGATTAAAATTTTTCACCAAATACAGGGTATTAGTAATTGATGAAGTTGGATTTTTACCTCTTGATACAGAATCATCTAATTTATTATTTCAATTAATCGCTAGACGGTATGAAAAAAAGTCTACAATTATAACAACAAACAAACCACTCTCTAAATGGGGAGAAATATTTGGAGATAGTGTATTAGCTAACGCCATTCTAGATCGATTACTTCACCATTCTCATGTGATAAATATTGTCGGTAGATCATACAGAACTAAAGATAAAATAGAAAGTATTGAACCTAATAAAAAATGATTATGAGTAAATTACCATAATTGGTGAATCTATCATAATCAAAATTGGTGAAATTTATATTGACATTAACATTTTCCTATTCAAAATAGGTGAATACTCAACTATCTAAGAAGGACTAATGACTCATAGTGTATGGTAAACATATCTACAATTAAATGGAAAATTGATATATTTATATATAGAACTGTTAACTCATCTGGTGATACAATTGACTTCTAGTTATCTAGAAAACGTGATAAAGAAGGTGCTAAAAAGTTCCTTAGAAAATCATTACGTTCTCCTCATAATAGTGATCCTAGAGAATTTACCACAGATAAAAAGGCTGCTACAGTAGCAACAATTTTAAATGAAATAAAATTAAAAAGGCTGGATCCAATAACCCAGCACAAAAAATCTAAATATATTAATAATAATGTTGAACATGATCATCGAGATATCAAGAGAATAACTAATAAGATGCTTGAATTCAAGCATTTTAAATCAACCTGTTCTGTAATCTAAGGAATTGAAACTATGCATATGATTTATAAAGGACAAACTAATACATATTTAGTAATTACTGAAATCAATTTGATTGATCAGCTGTTTTCTGTTGTGTAACTTACTTCAGTCAAAGATACTTTATAATATCTACTGGTTCTAAATTCTTTACTTTTAATTTTATTTACAACAGAACCAAATTACTTATTCATTCAGTAGGTCTTGAGACAACTGTTATTTCTTTTCATCACCATTTAAAAATGATTTACCTTTAGATTTAGCGATTCGATTCTTTTCTTCTACTATTATAATATATTCTTTTATAGTATTTTAAATATTTTCATCAAATATTATATCTTTAGCCTTAACAACACAATTTTACCTCTAAAACAATACTATTAATGTTTTACTCTTACCAACTTTGAAGTAATATAAAGGAGTGATACTACAATTAACATAATAAGTAAAATAACTTCAAGCGTTGTTACTATCTTTCCCTCTATTTTTCTATAAACATTAACAGTTAAACTCCTATTTTTGTAAAATCTAACATCTTTAAATCACTCAAATCGCTCACTAACTAGTGAGAAAAAGGCTCAAGCAACTCTGCTTAAACCTTAATACTTCAATTTGTGGGATATTTTTTACCCACACTATTTTACTAAAGAGCCTAAATTCTACAGTCTCTTTATATTTGTTATTCGCTAATAATTCTTTTAATCGCAGCTTTTTCAATTTTCATTTTAGCTCCGCTTACAAGAATTATCGTTACGACATCTTCTTTTATATCTTCGACGATACCATGGATACCACCAATTGTAACGATTTTATTATTTTTTTCTAACTGCGACTGCATTTCAAAGACTTGCTGACGTCTTTTCTTTTCTGGTTTCATAATAAAGAAATAAATAACTACTAAAAATAATAAAATAGGGACAACTAATCCTAATATAGTTGAAATTTGTTCTTGTGTCATTTTTATTCTCCTTTTTTAAAATTGTCTTTTATTATTTGGATCATTAAGACCATACTTTTCAAAAAATTCTTCTTTATAATCAAGTAATCGATCTTCTTTTATCGCATGACGTACATTTTCCATTAATTTTAATAAGAAATGGACATTATGATAAGAAATAAGCCTTTGACCAAATGTTTCACCTGCTTTAATTAAATGTCTTAAATAAGCTCTCGTATAATTTTTGCATGTGTAACAGTCACATTCATGGTCTAATGGAGTAAAATCTCTTTCATATTGTTTATTTTTAATCACGACTCGTCCATGACTAGTCATAGCGGTTCCGTGCCTTGCGATTCTTGTTGGTAGAACACAGTCAAACATGTCAACCCCTCTAATGCTTCCTTCAATTAATGCATCAGGTGAACCAACACCCATTAAGTAGCGAGGTTTATTGGTTGGTAAATAGGGTACCGTATATTCAATCACTTTATACATCGTTTCCTTACTTTCACCAACAGATAACCCGCCAATTGAATAACCTGGGAAATCAAGTTTCACTAGTTCCGTTGCTGATAAGCGACGTAAATCCTCGAAATCTCCCCCTTGAACAATACCAAACAATGCTTGTTTATCAGTATTTTTATGGGCTTTAAGTCCTCTTTCAGCCCAACGAAGGGTTCGTAAAACGGAGTTTTTAACATAATCATATTCAGCAGGAAGTTCCACACATTCATCAAAACTCATCATGATGTCACTTCCTAAATTATTTTGGATTTTAATTGCTTCCTCAGGTGATAAAAATAATTTTTCTCCTGATTTATGATGACGAAAATGGACTCCTTCTTCTGTGATTTTTCGCAATTTACTTAAACTAAAGACTTGAAAACCACCAGAATCAGTTAGAATTGGGCGGTCCCACTGCATGAATTGATGCAAACCACCAGCTTCTTTTATTATTTCATCACCAGGTTGTAACCACAGATGATAGGTGTTTCCTAGAATAATTTGTGCATTCATTTCTTTTAATTCTTCGGGAGATAATGTTTTTACGGTTGCTTGTGTTCCTACCGGCATAAATATTGGTGTTTCAATTACACCATGGGGTGTATGAAGTCTCCCTAATCTAGCCCCAGATTGCTTACATACATGTAATAATTCATATTTTATCGCAGACATTTATATAATCACCATTCTTTATTTAATAAACATTGCATCTCCAAAACTAAAAAAGCGATATTGTTGTGAAATTGCTTCTTGATAAGCTTTCATAACTTTTTCTTTTGATGCAAAAGCTGAAACTAACATGATCAAAGTAGATTTTGGTAAATGAAAATTAGTTATTAATCCATCAATCGCTTTAAATTCATATCCTGGATAAATAAAAATATCGGTATATCCACTATCTTCTTTAAACGCTCCATTAAATTTACTAGCGATTGTTTCTAAGGTTCTTGTTGATGTTGTTCCAACTGTAATAATCTGTTTTTTATTTTTTTTCGTTTGATTTAGTAAATCAGCACTTTCTTGACTTAATTGATAATATTCACTATGCATCGTATGATTCTTGACATCATCCACCTTTACAGGTCTAAAAGTTCCTAAACCAACATGCAAGGTTAGATAGGTAATATTAATACCCTTTTTTTCAATTTTATCTAATAATGCTTTGGTGAAATGAAGCCCAGCCGTTGGTGCTGCGGCAGATCCAATTACTTCTGAATACACCGTTTGATATCTGTCTTTGTCTTGTAATTGTTCTGTAATATAAGGAGGAAGTGGCATCTCACCTAATTTATCAAGCACTTCATAAAATATGCCTTGATAACTAAATTCAAAAATTCTTCTTCCTTCATCTAATATTTCAATACATTTCGCTTTAAGCATTCCATCACCAAAAACAATCACTGTTCCTATTTTAACACGTTTTGCTGGTTTACATAAGGTTTCCCATGTATTATTTTCTTTTTGTGTTAAAAGTAATACTTCTATATGTGCCAATGTATCTTCTTTAACGCCAAATAGTCTAGCTGGCATTACTTTGGTATTATTTAAAACAAGTGTATCTCCTTCATTTAGATAATCTAAAATCTCATAAAAATGACGATGCGTCACTTCACCTGTTTCTTTATCTAATATTAATAAACGCGACGTATCCCGGTTTTTAAGCGGTGTTTGCGCGATTAATTCTTTTGGTAAATGAAAATCAAAGTCTTCTACACGCATTTTTATTCCTCTTTCTATTGTGTATACTCAATATTTAAATGACGATATGCTTTTTCAGTTGCGATACGTCCTCTTGCGGTTCGTTTAATAAAACCTTCTTGTAGTAAAAATGGTTCATAAACATCTTCTAACGTTTGGACTTCTTCGCCAATTGAAGCCCCAAGTGCTTCAACCCCAACCGGTCCACCATTAAACCGTTCTATAATGCCTAATAAATATTTATGATCAGTATAATCAAGTCCGGCTCCATCAACATTCATCTTATTTAATGAATCTTGACATATTTCCATAGTAATTTTCCCATTTCCCAATACTTGTGCAAAATCACGTACACGACGAAATAAACGATTGGCTACCCTTGGTGTTCCCCTTGAACGTTTAGCAAGTTCAATCGCTGCATCATCATCAATTGGAAAATTGAATATAAGCGCTGTTCTTAAAACAATTTTTTGTAAATCAGTCACTGAATAATATTCTAAATGAGATATGACCCCAAAACGATCTCGTAGTGGACTCGATAAATCTCCTGCACGAGTGGTTGCTCCCACTAATGTAAAGGGAGGTAAATCTAATCGAATCGAACGAGCGGTTGAATCCTTCCCAACAACAATATCTAATACATAATCCTCCATCGCAGGATATAATATCTCTTCAATATTTCTTGGTAACCGGTGAATCTCATCAATAAATAATACATCACCTGGCTTTAATGTAGTAAGGATGGCAGCTAAATCTCCACCACGTTCAATGGTTGGACCAGATGTATGTTTAATACTGACATTCATTTCATGAGCGATAATATTAGCTAATGTTGTTTTCCCTAATCCAGGAGGCCCATATAATAAGCAATGGTCTAAAGCTTCATTTCGCATTTTTGCTGCCTCAATAAAGACATGTAAGTTCTCTTTTACTTTAGTTTGTCCAACATACTGGCTTAAGTTCTGAGGTCTTAAAGTTAACTCAAGTTCATCTTCACTCATTTTTGTTGCTGAAATAATGCGTTCATCTTCCATCAATTATCCTCCTACTTCAACATTAACTGTAAAGCTTTCGTAATATATTCTTGAGTTGTTAATTGTGTTTCAGTAATTTGTTTAAATACTTTTTCAATTTCTTTTGCTTTATACCCCAAGGCTAATAATGCTTCATAAGCATCTTCCAATTCTTTATTAATCACAAGTGTGTTAATTTGTCCTAACTTACCTTTTAAATCAAGAATAATTTGTTGCGCTGTCTTAGGACCTACTTTAGGAAATTTCGTTAAATACGATACATCTCCTCTTTCTATAGCACTTACTACATCACTATAATCACCTGGCGCTAATATTGCACAGGCTGATTTAGGGCCAATGCCTGTCACACTGATTAATTTTTCGAAAAATTCTTTTTCTTCAATTGTCTTAAATCCATATAAATCTTGTGCATCTTCTCGAATGTATAAATACGTATAAACTAGACGCATTTCATTTAAAACAAATAAATATGGATTTGGGGTTATAATTTTATATCCAATATTATTATTTTCTAAAATAACATAATCAGTACATATTTTTTTTATTTTCCCAAATATATAAGCATACATATTAAAACCACCTATCTAATTTCTATATTATACCATAAATCCATTCTTTTGAAAAACATAATTTCTTTTTTCATTCTATTTCTTAAGCCTACCGACTATATTATATTAATGATAATTTTTTACATAATATGAGGTGACTTATGATAGATGAAAAAATACTTAAAAAGTTGAATTTACTACGTAAAAAAGTCTTGGCACAGTACATTATATATTATATAAGTATCCCCATAATAACTTCTTTCCTCTTCTTATTTTCTACTTATATATCACACACATTCCCCTTTTTAACGATAATAATACTTTACTTATTAATAATAAATCTTGTATTTTACTCTTATGTTAAACCAAAATTTATTAATAAATATCATATTGAATACAAAAAGGAAATTCTCGCTAAAGTTAGCACCTATCTACATGAAACCATACTTTCTTTATCAATTGGTATATCAGAAGAAGAACTTTTAAAAACAAATATCCTACCTTTTATCACTCAGTATTATTCATCACATTTAATTAGAGGAAGTATTGACCATATTCCTTTTAAGAGTAGTAATGTAGAATTTTTTTATTATCACCATAAAGACCAAACTTTATCTTTTAAAGGTCAATGGTACGTATTTAAGTTTAATAAACCTTTTAAAGGGATCACTCATATATACGAGAAAAATGAATCCATTTACCAAATTAATAAACCAATCAATCTAAATTTATATCAAACCGAAGATATAAATTTTAATCGCAGATTCCATGTCTATTCAAATAACATAGAACAAACCAATCAATTACTTCGTTTTCATTTAAGAGAAAGAATAAATCTATTAGAACGAAAATACCATGGGAAACTTATGTTTATCTTTAACCAAGATTATCTTCATATTGGAATAAACAATAACACCTCTCGTTTCACTCCTTCTTTATTTCATAAAATAAATGAAATTGATTTTATGAATCAAATTGAAGATTTCTTATTAATTAAAAATATCATCAAATATATTAAAACATTAGATAAACTATCTAATACTTATTTAACTTATATTCAAAAAGCAATTGTCTCTTAATAAAAAAAAACAAAAACTCATTTATATCAATTATATAAATGAGTTTTACGCAATTTATTTTTTTGTTTTAACAAAAATAATGTAATAACTAAAAGGAATAATAATCCCACCACCGATAATATTACCTATTGTGACTGGAATTAAATTTTGAAACATTTGTGGTATTGTAATATCACTTCCAAGTAATGCAGAAAGCGGTAATATAAACATATTAGCTACACTATGTTCAAATCCACTTAGCACAAATGTGAATACCGGTAAAACTGCAACGATTACTTTCCCAGGTACACTTTTTGCTGAGAATGACATATAAACTGCTAGTGATACAGCGATATTACATAAAATTCCTCGCATCATTGCTTCAATAAAACCTAAATCAACTTTAGCCTGAGCAATTGAATTGATAGTATTCGTGATACTACTACTTTCAGCTATACGACTGAAATATAAAACAAAAACAAAGAATAAAGCACCAAGGAAATTTCCTACCCAAACGATCCCTAAATTTTTTAAAATAAGTGAAAAACGATATCGTTTGTCCAAATAACCTAAGGCTAATAAACAATTCCCTGTAAATAATTCACTTCCAGCAATAATAACTAAAACAATTCCTACAGGAAAGACCATAGAACCTAATAATCTTCCTAGGATGGGGTAAGCGGTTGAAGAAAATCCGCTATTTACAACAACATAAGCATAAAATCCAAATGCGATATACATTCCAGCGAGCATTGCTGAAACCAATACAGCAGCAAATTTCTTTTTAATTTTTGTTTCGCCAACGACACATGTTTCGAAAGCAATTTCTTTAGCTGATAACATATTTCCCCCTCGTTCAAATCAGAATATACATTAAATTATAAAGCATTGCTTACATATTTTCAATCTTTATTTCGAAAAAACAAAAATTACCACTTTTTATTTTATAAAATATCTAGGGTATCTTTTTTCTTACTTATTTTTGTATTTTTTTTAACATACTCTCGTAAATCTAATTTAATTTCTTTCACATTATCATCAAAACCATTTTCAATCTTGTCTTTTCTTAAAGAATCTTGAAAGAAAATCTTATCAATTTCTTCGATTGGTTTACCACAGGGATAAGGTGGATTAAATAATGGATTTTGAAATAATGGTTCATAAACCCTTGGATAATTTTTATTACTTGAATTTTGATTGAAACCATTTAATAAAGGAGGATTACTAAAAGCTGGTTGTTCAAAAAACTTTTGATCAATAGTTGGACTTTTTTCTTTGTGATGAGATATGGTTAAGTCTACAGGCTTTTCTTCTATTGTTTTTACTTCTTGTACATTAGGTGATGGTTGATATACTGTTCTATTATAAACTGGTGGCTGATAGTAGGCATATGGATAACTTGGTTGAGGTTGCTGTATGTATTGGTTTTGATAATATGCTGGCTGATATAATTGTTGTTGTGGGTAAGGTTGATAAGAATAAGCCGGTTGTCCATAATATGCTGGTTGTTTTTCAACCAATTCCTTATTATCAATTGGTTTTTCTTCCTCTAAGACCAAATCAT from Mycoplasmatota bacterium carries:
- a CDS encoding LysM peptidoglycan-binding domain-containing protein translates to MKFHIVQVNESVQDISKKYNVSQEEIIKLNRHINNIDSIVPGMKIRLPVLSDEVSDELKDNFLDIEKYYPKMDDFKEVQTAKKNDLVLEEEKPIDNKELVEKQPAYYGQPAYSYQPYPQQQLYQPAYYQNQYIQQPQPSYPYAYYQPPVYNRTVYQPSPNVQEVKTIEEKPVDLTISHHKEKSPTIDQKFFEQPAFSNPPLLNGFNQNSSNKNYPRVYEPLFQNPLFNPPYPCGKPIEEIDKIFFQDSLRKDKIENGFDDNVKEIKLDLREYVKKNTKISKKKDTLDIL